Proteins encoded within one genomic window of Anopheles gambiae chromosome 3, idAnoGambNW_F1_1, whole genome shotgun sequence:
- the LOC4397811 gene encoding platelet-derived growth factor receptor alpha, with amino-acid sequence MLVVRLRPQRYTFGKMDLLYWSYQIACGLQYLSSRDFVYGNLSARHVLLGEGNIVKLSGFGSPCRLQLFSKLTPQSILSLERIAPECLQSDGTFTSSSDVWSYGVLLWELFSLGCDPCWGLIPHGRFADSFECVSTLPTPKYANDEVYQIMRHCWKQEPQERPSFVELCSRLNCLIPRSMLKSYEELKLLYSCINAVHKSVL; translated from the exons ATGTTGGT GGTTAGATTACGTCCTCAACGATATACCTTTGGTAAAATGGACTTGCTCTACTGGTCATACCAGATCGCATGCGGCTTGCAATACCTCTCGTCTCGTGACTTTGTCTACGGCAATCTCTCCGCTCGCCATGTACTGCTCGGTGAGGGCAACATTGTGAAGCTGAGTGGCTTTGGATCACCTTGCCGACTGCAGCTGTTCAGTAAGCTGACTCCGCAAAGCATCCTATCGCTAGAGCGAATAGCACCGGAATGTCTGCAAAGCGATGGCACATTCACTAGCAGCTCAGACGTATGGTCGTATGGTGTTCTGCTCTGGGAGCTGTTTTCATTGGGCTGTGATCCTTGCTGGGGATTGATACCACACGGGCGGTTTGCTGATAGTTTTGAGTGTGTGAGTACGCTGCCCACACCGAAGTACGCAAACGATGAAGTGTACCAAATTATGCGGCACTGCTGGAAGCAAGAACCTCAGGAAAGGCCGAGCTTTGTGGAGCTGTGTTCTCGATTGAACTGTTTGATCCCCAGGAGCATGTTGAAG AGCTACGAGGAGTTGAAACTTCTTTACTCGTGTATAAATGCAGTGCATAAATCAGTGTTATAA